A portion of the Sphaerochaeta pleomorpha str. Grapes genome contains these proteins:
- a CDS encoding Fur family transcriptional regulator → MKAIRQTIQKDLVKETVFASCDHPTAEQIYNTIVLTHPSISKATVYRNLNLLVDDGLVKRVQVLGGPDHFDKTVLDHYHIQCTCCKRVEDVEGIPNLGILAGITNAKGYRIDSYEIVFSGVCPDCLEKNAAMKQ, encoded by the coding sequence ATGAAAGCTATCCGTCAGACAATTCAGAAAGACCTGGTCAAGGAAACTGTGTTTGCTTCCTGTGATCATCCGACAGCAGAACAGATTTACAACACCATTGTTCTCACCCATCCCTCTATCAGTAAGGCAACTGTATATAGGAACCTGAATCTGTTGGTAGATGATGGGCTTGTGAAACGGGTACAGGTGCTTGGTGGGCCTGACCACTTTGATAAGACAGTCCTGGATCATTATCACATTCAATGTACCTGCTGTAAGCGGGTAGAGGATGTTGAGGGTATTCCGAATCTAGGGATATTGGCCGGGATTACGAATGCAAAAGGGTATCGTATAGATTCCTATGAAATTGTTTTCAGCGGGGTTTGCCCCGATTGTCTAGAAAAAAATGCTGCCATGAAGCAGTGA
- a CDS encoding amidohydrolase family protein, with protein MNYFFDQHFHVMTLEHPNLLSFMSAIKDGIPDMLTSGALSPSYILNNKNLKPSQMLTKVMNTLTSFEQPIGMTFAMMEDDLLGKFQTHGKLEDYPPLPYIRDGKMHMRSASYDKMAMCPLLMDFSQGSSQIEDLYYPSHKLEKILKYADDTLEGIEWYHQNHNEGLFEFFPFIGINPPVHSAEFIHDLLERYVAKTKKRKGKKQFFGIKFYPPLGYNPWPSDDEEREKVCMIYDFCTKYDLPVITHCDDQGFRGISPKEAWMFTSPASFKPVLDHYPTLRLDFAHYGWQYNQLQKNPINRISAAANRIPDSPWFYELVELMHLFPNVYADVSFSGTNPDFYVQLYNYIKSQSREKADTILKRTIFGTDFCVNLFKVESYTSYYRLFEQSPFSDAEIDLFVQTNPMKFMGLPQ; from the coding sequence ATGAACTATTTTTTTGACCAACACTTTCATGTCATGACACTGGAACATCCCAATCTGCTGAGTTTCATGTCTGCGATCAAAGATGGGATTCCTGACATGTTAACCAGTGGGGCTCTTTCTCCTTCGTATATCCTTAATAATAAAAATCTCAAGCCATCCCAGATGCTTACCAAGGTAATGAATACACTCACCTCCTTTGAACAACCGATAGGGATGACCTTTGCCATGATGGAAGATGACCTGCTCGGGAAATTCCAGACTCATGGAAAGCTAGAGGACTACCCCCCTTTGCCCTACATCAGAGACGGAAAAATGCATATGCGTTCCGCCTCCTATGACAAAATGGCAATGTGCCCGCTTTTGATGGATTTTTCCCAGGGTTCATCCCAGATTGAAGACTTGTATTACCCTTCGCATAAATTGGAAAAGATTCTCAAATATGCAGACGATACCCTCGAGGGGATTGAATGGTATCACCAGAATCACAACGAAGGGCTCTTTGAGTTCTTTCCGTTCATAGGAATCAATCCTCCGGTGCACTCTGCCGAATTTATCCATGACCTGCTGGAAAGATATGTAGCGAAAACCAAGAAGAGAAAAGGAAAGAAACAATTCTTCGGTATAAAATTTTATCCGCCGCTCGGGTACAACCCTTGGCCGAGCGATGACGAGGAACGCGAAAAGGTTTGTATGATCTATGATTTCTGTACAAAATATGACTTGCCGGTTATCACTCACTGCGATGACCAGGGTTTCAGGGGAATAAGCCCGAAGGAAGCCTGGATGTTTACCTCCCCTGCTTCTTTCAAACCTGTTCTGGACCATTACCCTACCTTGAGGCTCGACTTTGCACATTATGGCTGGCAATACAACCAGCTGCAGAAAAACCCGATCAACAGAATATCTGCGGCAGCGAACAGGATTCCCGACTCCCCTTGGTTCTATGAACTGGTCGAGCTCATGCACCTGTTCCCCAACGTCTATGCGGATGTATCCTTCAGCGGTACAAATCCAGACTTCTATGTACAACTGTACAATTACATCAAATCACAAAGCCGTGAGAAGGCCGATACCATTCTCAAAAGGACGATATTCGGTACCGATTTCTGCGTCAACCTGTTCAAGGTCGAGTCCTATACCAGTTATTATCGGCTTTTCGAACAATCACCTTTCAGCGATGCTGAAATTGATTTATTTGTACAGACAAACCCGATGAAGTTTATGGGACTGCCCCAGTAA
- the rbr gene encoding rubrerythrin has protein sequence MELKGSKTEANLAAAFAGESQARNKYTYYASKARKEGYEQIANLFEETAGNEKEHAKIWFKLLHGGEVADTATNLKDAAAGEYYEWTDMYVNFAKDARAEGFTKIATLFELVAAIEKTHEKRYLDLLKNVEEGLVFSRDGEQIWRCSNCGHIVVGKKAPGICAVCNHPQAYFELVSQNY, from the coding sequence ATGGAATTGAAAGGATCAAAGACCGAAGCTAATCTGGCTGCAGCTTTTGCAGGGGAATCACAGGCAAGGAATAAGTATACCTATTATGCCTCAAAAGCACGCAAAGAAGGGTATGAGCAGATTGCAAACCTGTTTGAAGAAACTGCAGGGAACGAAAAAGAACATGCAAAAATCTGGTTCAAGTTGCTCCATGGCGGTGAAGTTGCAGATACTGCTACCAATCTCAAGGATGCTGCTGCCGGGGAATATTATGAATGGACCGATATGTATGTAAACTTTGCAAAGGATGCACGTGCAGAAGGGTTTACAAAGATTGCCACTCTGTTTGAATTGGTTGCAGCAATCGAGAAAACCCATGAGAAGCGTTACCTTGACCTTTTGAAGAATGTAGAGGAAGGCCTTGTATTTAGCAGAGATGGCGAGCAAATCTGGAGATGTTCCAATTGTGGCCATATCGTAGTCGGGAAAAAGGCTCCTGGCATTTGTGCTGTCTGCAATCATCCGCAGGCATACTTTGAACTTGTCAGCCAGAACTACTAG
- a CDS encoding phosphohydrolase, with protein MKSPKEHILDRHLLGLLDQSNPSFKLAKLLVTDPEIEAIQDFANSVSIKRLNYNDHGPVHMRQVAYNSIQMLSLLKDAGIKSSLETEDAGTYDDSVCAVMLSSFLHDLGMSVSRTDHELTGIIIARPIMHRLLKEIFPNDLGRQIAILSVATEGILGHMANRRVNSVEAGLLLVADGCDMEKGRARIPMSITTAPKTGDIHKYSANSIEKVNIGKGQKKPIKVDVDMSSDVGFFQIEEVLLPKIAMSPAKQYVEVFAGVVGQSKKQYL; from the coding sequence ATGAAGTCACCAAAAGAACACATTCTCGACCGCCACCTGCTTGGACTGCTAGACCAGAGTAACCCGAGTTTCAAGCTGGCAAAGTTGCTGGTTACCGATCCTGAAATCGAGGCAATTCAGGATTTTGCCAATTCGGTATCGATAAAGCGTCTCAACTACAACGACCATGGGCCGGTGCATATGCGTCAGGTTGCCTATAACAGCATCCAGATGCTTTCCTTGTTGAAGGATGCCGGTATTAAAAGTTCCTTGGAAACCGAAGATGCCGGGACCTATGACGACAGCGTCTGTGCCGTGATGTTATCGTCTTTTTTGCATGACCTGGGAATGAGTGTTTCCCGTACCGACCATGAACTGACTGGGATTATCATTGCCCGACCTATCATGCATCGTCTTTTGAAGGAAATCTTTCCCAATGACCTTGGCAGACAGATAGCCATTCTCTCGGTTGCTACCGAAGGAATCCTCGGCCATATGGCAAACCGTAGGGTAAACAGCGTTGAGGCTGGCCTTCTTCTGGTAGCCGATGGTTGCGATATGGAGAAAGGAAGGGCAAGGATTCCCATGAGTATTACCACGGCACCGAAGACCGGGGATATCCATAAATATTCGGCCAATTCGATCGAGAAGGTAAACATCGGGAAAGGACAGAAAAAACCGATCAAAGTCGATGTCGATATGTCCAGTGACGTGGGCTTTTTCCAAATCGAGGAAGTATTGCTTCCCAAGATAGCGATGAGTCCGGCCAAGCAGTATGTAGAGGTTTTTGCCGGGGTAGTCGGACAAAGCAAAAAACAATATTTATAG
- a CDS encoding glutamine--tRNA ligase/YqeY domain fusion protein has product MEELQTEELKEKVSLNFIERIIEDDLANGRVPDNTIVTRFPPEPNGYLHIGHIKSICINFGLAQKYGGRCHLRLDDTNPAKEDMEYIDSIKEDIHWLGFDWGQYEYYASDYYQQLYEIALRLIKEGKAYVDSLTAEELKEYRGTLTEPGKNSPDRDRSIEENLRLFEEMRLGKHSEGKYILRAKIDMASPNINMRDPALYRIKYATHPRTGDKWCIYPMYDFTHPISDAIEGITHSLCTLEFEDHRPAYDWATEIDGIDHAPHQYEFARLNINYLLMSKRRLLNLVNLKIVTGWDDPRMPTVSGIRRRGYSPESMKDFVSRVGVAKVESVVDYSLMEFCVREDLNKRAERLMVVLDPLKIIIDNYSEGTIEYFEGENNPEQENSGTHKIPFGRELYIEREDFMEVPAKGYHRLYPGNEIRLKYAYYITANSVVKDAEGNITEVHCTYDKESRGGTTPDLRKVKGTSHWVSATEGVTIEARLYDKLFNTEYPGGETGNYLDDLNPDSLKVITNAIAEPEILKAKVGDYLQFIRNGYFCVDSKDSTSEHPVFNRTVTLKDSWAKMKKKMGI; this is encoded by the coding sequence ATGGAAGAGTTGCAAACGGAAGAGCTGAAGGAAAAGGTTTCCCTCAACTTCATCGAAAGAATCATCGAGGATGATCTGGCCAACGGAAGAGTACCTGACAATACCATTGTCACTCGTTTTCCGCCTGAACCCAATGGGTATCTCCATATCGGTCATATCAAATCGATCTGTATCAATTTCGGCCTTGCCCAGAAATATGGCGGACGTTGCCATCTGAGACTGGACGATACCAACCCAGCCAAAGAAGATATGGAATATATCGATTCCATTAAGGAAGATATCCATTGGCTTGGTTTCGACTGGGGGCAGTATGAATATTATGCTTCCGACTACTACCAGCAACTGTATGAAATCGCTCTCAGACTCATCAAGGAAGGAAAAGCCTACGTTGACAGCCTGACAGCCGAGGAACTGAAAGAATACCGCGGGACTTTGACCGAACCCGGAAAAAACAGCCCTGACAGGGACCGTTCCATCGAAGAAAACCTCCGTCTCTTTGAAGAGATGCGCCTTGGCAAGCACAGTGAGGGGAAATACATCCTCAGGGCCAAGATCGATATGGCGAGCCCGAACATCAACATGCGCGACCCTGCCCTCTACCGGATCAAATATGCAACACACCCCCGCACCGGGGACAAGTGGTGCATCTACCCGATGTATGACTTCACGCACCCCATAAGTGATGCTATCGAAGGTATTACACACTCGCTGTGTACACTTGAATTCGAAGATCACCGCCCCGCCTATGACTGGGCCACGGAAATCGATGGCATTGACCATGCCCCCCACCAGTATGAATTTGCCCGACTCAACATCAATTACCTTTTGATGAGCAAGCGGAGACTTTTGAACTTGGTCAATTTGAAAATCGTAACCGGGTGGGACGACCCCAGGATGCCTACAGTCAGCGGAATCAGGAGAAGGGGATATTCACCTGAATCCATGAAAGATTTCGTAAGCAGGGTCGGGGTGGCAAAAGTCGAAAGTGTGGTTGACTATTCGCTCATGGAATTCTGTGTACGCGAAGACCTCAACAAGCGTGCAGAACGCCTCATGGTTGTCCTCGATCCACTCAAGATTATCATCGACAACTACAGTGAAGGGACCATCGAGTATTTCGAAGGCGAAAACAACCCCGAACAGGAAAACAGCGGGACCCATAAAATTCCTTTTGGCCGAGAACTGTACATCGAGCGAGAGGATTTCATGGAAGTTCCTGCCAAAGGCTACCATAGACTCTATCCTGGAAATGAAATCAGGTTGAAGTATGCCTACTACATCACTGCCAACTCAGTGGTAAAAGATGCTGAAGGCAACATCACAGAAGTCCACTGCACCTATGACAAGGAGTCAAGGGGAGGGACAACCCCTGACCTCAGGAAGGTAAAGGGAACCAGCCACTGGGTAAGTGCCACAGAAGGGGTAACCATCGAGGCCAGACTCTATGACAAGCTTTTCAATACCGAATACCCTGGCGGGGAAACTGGCAACTACCTCGATGACCTTAATCCCGATTCACTGAAGGTAATTACCAACGCAATCGCGGAGCCTGAGATTTTGAAAGCAAAAGTAGGCGATTACCTCCAGTTTATCCGAAACGGATATTTCTGCGTTGACAGCAAGGACAGTACGAGTGAGCACCCGGTTTTCAACCGGACAGTAACTCTCAAGGACTCCTGGGCCAAGATGAAGAAGAAAATGGGTATCTGA